From Camelina sativa cultivar DH55 chromosome 5, Cs, whole genome shotgun sequence:
NNNNNNNNNNNNNNNNNNNNNNNNNNNNNNNNNNNNNNNNNNNNNNNNNNNNNNNNNNNNNNNNNNNNNNNNNNNNNNNNNNNNNNNNNNNNNNNNNNNNNNNNNNNNNNNNNNNNNNNNNNNNNNNNNNNNNNNNNNNNNNNNNNNNNNNNNNNNNNNNNNNNNNNNNNNNNNNNNNNNNNNNNNNNNNNNNNNNNNNNNNNNNNNNNNNNNNNNNNNNNNNNNNNNNNNNNNNNNNNNNNNNNNNNNNNNNNNNNNNNNNNNNNNNNNNNNNNNNNNNNNNNNNNNNNNNNNNNNNNNNNNNNNNNNNNNNNNNNNNNNNNNNNNNNNNNNNtcaaatcacaacatgcttcaatttagaccaaatgcaatgcaggaattcaaggcttggttcaatcttatgcttctaactactcaactagcatcaaagtactattaacttgggcattgatcctagtctagtgaataagcaagctaacaaggaaatactcatcatagatccctaatataaatattacacaATCCTAAATGAAACATGCTAagcaagatcctaatatgcaatgcaaactacatgaacactctttttttttataaagattttttgcaaaaaattttcaaatttttagggtttttctatgccttagatgctatgcaaatactaatatgaggatgctaaaaatttgaaataagaacacaaaacacaatgtcaaatgctatctcaaaccctaccccaaacttaaatcacacagtcccttgtgtgaaagaaatttgtaagaggattcaagactaaaaataaaacacaatttcaaatgcaatgatatttacaagtaaaggtgatagtggtaccttaagggttgtggaagaagttgtccacatcctcttgcattCTGTCaaaggagtagttggggtcttcttggtgacttggagatggagattggggcagctcgacgacgaCGATCGAccagcactcggtcgagtgtgtgctcgagtgggggggtcgagctggaccgcgtgtgtcaaaatgttgaccttgccGCTGGCaaaactgctggtagagagctggatccatgaagtattgtggtgggatgggagggtaacctggatagcctggataagcagctggaggtgggaagccataaggtGATCTGGGCTAGAACTCGGTCgagtatgtcgggggtgctcggtcgagtgggtgctcgagtgacccggtcgagtgcctcgaaaactcttgttctcgggtacttgagctcgtcttcctctgatttggctcatacattgaatctctagctggttccaaagggtttgcaactcttgaaagtgctctagttgagctacttctcctcaaaaggcttgatggtgtaggtgaagaattcccacttttcaactcagcaatctccttctttaagcccttgatagacttagccatgttggtcaccttcttcttcaacttatcaaacctcttcccatgccacttgctccACTTTTGCAAAAGTGTCAAGCTCTTGCtattctctctcactcctctactatcccttgggttgggctcataatcctcaaagtagaattgctcctccccatcagccatttgtgcATTCCCAGCTTcttcaactctaggttgaactgtcccatcaaacaagtactcttcagctggccaaaagtcaatgttggctccttcttgaatggtggtgagctcttggttaggcaagatTAATTGTTtcttcccaagtgttggaagctcaaagttgaagatgtgccttgatgcatctccttggctaggatgagagtagaggtgaggtagcttgagtcaatccatcttggtgagaccctttttcctctaagtgggaccttcgCAGCTTGTaggattggagtaatgatgcctccaatggttagtgctcctcttgagcctttattctccaacttgcctacccaacttctcaagtaTACCATATGGtctatgagcaccattgcaagatcagtctccacagtgctcccaagGATAATGGTTCCATCTCTTTCCTTGAGGATGATCCCATTGAGAGCCATATCTACATcttaagctctccctcattgatattcccagtttccttccttgcaaagaaggtgttggcaagagctttgtggaagtatcttaggactgggctccttatccttgaactcttggaattggaggatgagtagagtttgttgtccccaatggtttcccaaacagaatagagctcctctcttggtatcatcaagctTCTATTCCTCCCAACTTCAAAACCCAACacatttgctatcttcttcatagaaagctcatgcttcttccccttgattgtgaatGAAATGTGACCAGCTGCAACCTCAggatccttccttgcatatgtgtgcagcttgacagtggctagaaactcacaaatttcttctttgtagccctccatgcaaagccccatgaacttggttaagttacttttatcaaaaagaaactccacatcttcatcaatggcaagcttctccatggtttccttgtgaggatatctagtccccaagaactccattctcatgaaagcatcataaagctgcctctttgacaacccacaagattctgcttctccatcatcctctagctcttcttcctcatctccttcctcactttcactttTAATCTCCTCTTGTTAAACCtaaactgctggcctcttccctttggccttgtgtctcctcatgaactcattaagggttggctccctttctacctcactttcagtcctctcaggatcttcctcaactgaatCACTCCTTGGATACGGCATCTGGCTTGATCGGTCAGCTcaaccaccactcggtcgagtgctagctcgagtGGTGCGTCGAGTGGTTCTCCCAGATtttcctcttgattcaaggccATCATCACCACGTTCCATGGAGGTTGCAGCAGCTTGTTGAGATTTCCTGGTCattcttgaagacatttttgaacagaactgaagggaatagactcaaagctcaaagttaataggttagtgacccaaaaacttgaaagaactaagcttgagcaaaagatgaactttgagagatattttaaagcttgaatttagttgttttgagcaaatgagaaaGTGTGAGAGATATAGGATCGTGCAAGtcctatttaaagaagctaaggggacaaggggacaagggtggagcgtccatactattcaaatttgaaatgggaatctttcacctgctttttgctgccactcgaccccatactcgactgtacacggtcgagctcattgaccaaattttgaaaattcaaaattttcttcttgttcttccctccactcgatcgtgcTAGGGAAATGATGATCAAATGGGCCTTACTTAtttgccaactcggtcgagtacctctcgtgggctggtcgagtgggcttgcgtttctccttctccaagttcaaatctctccttacccatctacacttttattaaaaagcctgtccaacacaaatataaaagaaaacacatcaaaactacaaagaaattaaaccatatttacaaaagataccttagggacttcctccctagtgagcttgtttaaagtcactaagcttgactttggtttccttcttagacttggtctagataccaaggaggtgatgaaatcctccatggaacctcttgatcactgtgaagttgatccttaatcacctcacccttaacacacaaaccatacttcttcttgattttgagccttggtcttgctttcctcaaagacctcttgtttagcttgacttggagctCCTCAACCATATCAGTCAACttttgaactgacctcttaagcttttccacaaaATCTTCTTGAAGAGACAGCTCAGCCTTTGGAGTAGCTTTATCACTTAAACCTTCTTGACCACCTTTTTCCTCTATAGTGAatggttgatcatcaatggtaggaaggttggttgggttatagatgttgaacttcatagctataccctcagcaatgttcatGGTCACAAgcccttccttgacatcaatgactgctccaacagtggctaagaatggcctcccaagaatgataggatcttcaggctccttatccatctctagaaccacaaaatcagtgtgaaTCTTTGCTCTCCCTATCTTCACTGGaatgttctccaacttgccaaccacatctctattagacccatcagctaggcatacatgaaggttggtggacttgaaatcagtgtgcccaagcttttgtgctatggagtatggcatcacactgattgatgctcccaagtcacataggcACTGGTTGTAATGGAGGTAGCTGAGtatgcaaggcagatagaatggcccTGGATCCTTATGCTTAATTGGGATGAATgctcctccaaggtcctcaagatccttctcatcttgagcttgagccttcttctttgacaaatcaagcaaaaaatttctatagagaggatatggttcatactgttccaaggcatgtcctctctcctcttcttgataagcaatgatgatctcttgaatgACCgtcacttcttcttgtttctcaaccacaacctcttccttcaaagctttctcatcctcttgttgcttagccaacatctcttttttctcaattatttcccttaattccttgatcctctgtgctttgaaacgtcctgggaatggtagaggtggtttgtaagcaggaggaatgtacttagcaggtttAACAGCTCCTGatccttcagctcgatcgaccactcgattAGGCACTCGgacgagtgcttgctcgagtacctggtcgagtgcaatggcggattcagatttctctgcacaaacttcactcaaagcttcaataactgaccaatcctccccatcttgaacatcaNNNNNNNNNNNNNNNNNNNNNNNNNNNNNNNNNNNNNNNNNNNNNNNNNNNNNNNNNNNNNNNNNNNNNNNNNNNNNNNNNNNNNNNNNNNNNNNNNNNNNNNNNNNNNNNNNNNNNNNNNNNNNNNNNNNNNNNNNNNNNNNNNNNNNNNNNNNNNNNNNNNNNNNNNNNNNNNNNNNNNNNNNNNNNNNNNNNNNNNNNNNNNNNNNNNNNNNNNNNNNNNNNNNNNNNNNNNNNNNNNNNNNNNNNNNNNNNNNNNNNNNNNNNNNNNNNNNNNNNNNNNNNNNNNNNNNNNNNNNNNNNNNNNNNNNNNNNNNNNNNNNNNNNNNNNNNNNNNNNNNNNNNNNNNNNNNNNNNNNNNNNNNNNNNNNNNNNNNNNNNNNNNNNNNNNNNNNNNNNNNNNNNNNNNNNNNNNNNNNNNNNNNNNNNNNNNNNNNNNNNNNNNNNNNNNNNNNNNNNNNNNNNNNNNNNNNNNNNNNNNNNNNNNNNNNNNNNNNNNNNNNNNNNNNNNNNNNNNNNNNNNNNNNNNNNNNNNNNNNNNNNNNNNNNNNNNNNNNNNNNNNNNNNNNNNNNNNNNNNNNNNNNNNNNNNNNNNNNNNNNNNNNNNNNNNNNNNNNNNNNNNNNNNNNNNNNNNNNNNNNNNNNNNNNNNNNNNNNNNNNNNNNNNNNNNNNNNNNNNNNNNNNNNNNNNNNNNNNNNNNNNNNNNNNNNNNNNNNNNNNNNNNNNNNNNNNNNNNNNNNNNNNNNNNNNNNNNNNNNNNNNNNNNNNNNNNNNNNNNNNNNNNNNNNNNNNNNNNNNNNNNNNNNNNNNNNNNNNNNNNNNNNNNNNNNNNNNNNNNNNNNNNNNNNNNNNNNNNNNNNNNNNNNNNNNNNNNNNNNNNNNNNNNNNNNNNNNNNNNNNNNNNNNNNNNNNNNNNNNNNNNNNNNNNNNNNNNNNNNNNNNNNNNNNNNNNNNNNNNNNNNNNNNNNNNNNNNNNNNNNNNNNNNNNNNNNNNNNNNNNNNNNNNNNNNNNNNNNNNNNNNNNNNNNNNNNNNNNNNNNNNNNNNNNNNNNNNNNNNNNNNNNNNNNNNNNNNNNNNNNNNNNNNNNNNNNNNNNNNNNNNNNNNNNNNNNNNNNNNNNNNNNNNNNNNNNNNNNNNNNNNNNNNNNNNNNNNNNNNNNNNNNNNNNNNNNNNNNNNNNNNNNNNNNNNNNNNNNNNNNNNNNNNNNNNNNNNNNNNNNNNNNNNNNNNNNNNNNNNNNNNNNNNNNNNNNNNNNNNNNNNNNNNNNNNNNNNNNNNNNNNNNNNNNNNNNNNNNNNNNNNNNNNNNNNNNNNNNNNNNNNNNNNNNNNNNNNNNNNNNNNNNNNNNNNNNNNNNNNNNNNNNNNNNNNNNNNNNNNNNNNNNNNNNNNNNNNNNNNNNNNNNNNNNNNNNNNNNNNNNNNNNNNNNNNNNNNNNNNNNNNNNNNNNNNNNNNNNNNNNNNNNNNNNNNNNNNNNNNNNNNNNNNNNNNNNNNNNNNNNNNNNNNNNNNNNNNNNNNNNNNNNNNNNNNNNNNNNNNNNNNNNNNNNNNNNNNNNNNNNNNNNNNNNNNNNNNNNNNNNNNNNNNNNNNNNNNNNNNNNNNNNNNNNNNNNNNNNNNNNNNNNNNNNNNNNNNNNNNNNNNNNNNNNNNNNNNNNNNNNNNNNNNNNNNNNNNNNNNNNNNNNNNNNNNNNNNNNNNNNNNNNNNNNNNNNNNNNNNNNNNNNNNNNNNNNNNNNNNNNNNNNNNNNNNNNNNNNNNNNNNNNNNNNNNNNNNNNNNNNNNNNNNNNNNNNNNNNNNNNNNNNNNNNNNNNNNNNNNNNNNNNNNNNNNNNNNNNNNNNNNNNNNNNNNNNNNNNNNNNNNNNNNNNNNNNNNNNNNNNNNNNNNNNNNNNNNNNNNNNNNNNNNNNNNNNNNNNNNNNNNNNNNNNNNNNNNNNNNNNNNNNNNNNNNNNNNNNNNNNNNNNNNNNNNNNNNNNNNNNNNNNNNNNNNNNNNNNNNNNNNNNNNNNNNNNNNNNNNNNNNNNNNNNNNNNNNNNNNNNNNNNNNNNNNNNNNNNNNNNNNNNNNNNNNNNNNNNNNNNNNNNNNNNNNNNNNNNNNNNNNNNNNNNNNNNNNNNNNNNNNNNNNNNNNNNNNNNNNNNNNNNNNNNNNNNNNNNNNNNNNNNNNNNNNNNNNNNNNNNNNNNNNNNNNNNNNNNNNNNNNNNNNNNNNNNNNNNNNNNNNNNNNNNNNNNNNNNNNNNNNNNNNNNNNNNNNNNNNNNNNNNNNNNNNNNNNNNNNNNNNNNNNNNNNNNNNNNNNNNNNNNNNNNNNNNNNNNNNNNNNNNNNNNNNNNNNNNNNNNNNNNNNNNNNNNNNNNNNNNNNNNNNNNNNNNNNNNNNNNNNNNNNNNNNNNNNNNNNNNNNNNNNNNNNNNNNNNNNNNNNNNNNNNNNNNNNNNNNNNNNNNNNNNNNNNNNNNNNNNNNNNNNNNNNNNNNNNNNNNNNNNNNNNNNNNNNNNNNNNNNNNNNNNNNNNNNNNNNNNNNNNNNNNNNNNNNNNNNNNNNNNNNNNNNNNNNNNNNNNNNNNNNNNNNNNNNNNNNNNNNNNNNNNNNNNNNNNNNNNNNNNNNNNNNNNNNNNNNNNNNNNNNNNNNNNNNNNNNNNNNNNNNNNNNNNNNNNNNNNNNNNNNNNNNNNNNNNNNNNNNNNNNNNNNNNNNNNNNNNNNNNNNNNNNNNNNNNNNNNNNNNNNNNNNNNNNNNNNNNNNNNNNNNNNNNNNNNNNNNNNNNNNNNNNNNNNNNNNNNNNNNNNNNNNNNNNNNNNNNNNNNNNNNNNNNNNNNNNNNNNNNNNNNNNNNNNNNNNNNNNNNNNNNNNNNNNNNNNNNNNNNNNNNNNNNNNNNNNNNNNNNNNNNNNNNNNNNNNNNNNNNNNNNNNNNNNNNNNNNNNNNNNNNNNNNNNNNNNNNNNNNNNNNNNNNNNNNNNNNNNNNNNNNNNNNNNNNNNNNNNNNNNNNNNNNNNNNNNNNNNNNNNNNNNNNNNNNNNNNNNNNNNNNNNNNNNNNNNNNNNNNNNNNNNNNNNNNNNNNNNNNNNNNNNNNNNNNNNNNNNNNNNNNNNNNNNNNNNNNNNNNNNNNNNNNNNNNNNNNNNNNNNNNNNNNNNNNNNNNNNNNNNNNNNNNNNNNNNNNNNNNNNNNNNNNNNNNNNNNNNNNNNNNNNNNNNNNNNNNNNNNNNNNNNNNNNNNNNNNNNNNNNNNNNNNNNNNNNNNNNNNNNNNNNNNNNNNNNNNNNNNNNNNNNNNNNNNNNNNNNNNNNNNNNNNNNNNNNNNNNNNNNNNNNNNNNNNNNNNNNNNNNNNNNNNNNNNNNNNNNNNNNNNNNNNNNNNNNNNNNNNNNNNNNNNNNNNNNNNNNNNNNNNNNNNNNNNNNNNNNNNNNNNNNNNNNNNNNNNNNNNNNNNNNNNNNNNNNNNNNNNNNNNNNNNNNNNNNNNNNNNNNNNNNNNNNNNNNNNNNNNNNNNNNNNNNNNNNNNNNNNNNNNNNNNNNNNNNNNNNNNNNNNNNNNNNNNNNNNNNNNNNNNNNNNNNNNNNNNNNNNNNNNNNNNNNNNNNNNNNNNNNNNNNNNNNNNNNNNNNNNNNNNNNNNNNNNNNNNNNNNNNNNNNNNNNNNNNNNNNNNNNNNNNNNNNNNNNNNNNNNNNNNNGTCGAGTCCtcctctgcacacggtcgagtgtctggtcgagtgtggggtcgagttggactctggaccttggttcttcagccttaactctcttgctttcgcttcatgattgcctcacttctcctcagcattgcttccatgctccttaagctccaaaatcacctgattatgcatgaaaagatgcaaatgcaatgcaactaaactctaatgcatgattagtcctaaagctatgcaataatggtaaaaatggatagcaaaagatgcaaaagatgtgaataaactaatgGAAAacttggtaaaatatatgaacatcaaaagGAATTTATGACAGAACGTGTAACAGAGACACTGGAAAATCCTACACAAAATGGCCTGGCAAAACTTCTAAAATGAGTAAAATTagaggaaaatatataaaatggttATATTTGTAAATTCCATTAAATATAGAGATTGATACCGTAACCGATAGTCATTTTGATCTCTTTAAGCACAAATGGGCAAGACTTAAAAGATTGGTAATTTTAAcatgaaaaacttaaaatcttGGTCTCGGCGGGGCTCGAACCCGCGACCTTCGGCTCATAAGACCANNNNNNNNNNNNNNNNNNNNNNNNNNNNNNNNNNNNNNNNNNNNNNNNNNNNNNNNNNNNCGCGACCTTCGGCTCATAAGACcaacgctctaaccaactgagctacgaGACCagatgttttatgttttgtatttaaaattttcttttacgccctaaagaaaaacaagataaatgAATACATTATTTGTGTTATGAAATAAGTGTGATTAtccatcacaagacacatgGCATTACACTTGTCTATGTAATGTTTGAAGTGTTAACATTTGTCACTACATCTCTCCACTTGTCATTACTAAAACTAAAGGGTAGTGACTCATGTGTTTTGTTGTGTCCTATAAATAAGGGGTTGTGTAAgagtgtaaaaaatatatagtttttgtctttgatcaaaagaaaaagacttcccaatctctctctctcgtccctacatcactctctctctcttgattaTTTCTTGttcatttcataaaatattacaaacacatataaatGTATTTGTAGTTATAATTCACAACAATTTGTACTACTTTAGAGGACAACGTAGTGGATACTTGATCGTATTGGTCAACACTTGGTCTTTGGAGTGGATGGATTATTATGGTTAGTGAGCTAATTTGCTTTCAATGGTTGCCAAGTGACTTTAGTAGAGTAGAGTCTGAAGAGCTCATGCAATAATACTGTACacaacaatatattattttgatgtaGGAGCTCCAAATACAAACCAAGTTTCCATGTACAAACAATCCTCTATGCTCTACTCATCATCTCAATTCAAAACgagtaaaaaataacacaaaatccaaaagaacAAGTTCAAAGAATAGATCATAATCATGAAGCGCATTGAAAGCTTACGCAGATTGATAAATTACTCAGATTACTGTCTCTTGCTCTGTGATCTTGAAACTGGAGTACTCATGTCAGTGTCTGAGTTTATCTCCATACTCCCCTCCCGCGTTCTAGGACGCCTTCGGTCCTGAAAGAAACATAATTCCAGTTATAACCAACATCTATTATGGTCTATGTTCGAATAAATCACATGTTAGTACACTAACCTCTCTTGGAATGGGATATTCTTCAGACTCAAGCATACGTACAACTTGGCTCATTTTCGGCCGCTTGTCCGAATCTGGATCAACGCATCTTAGAGCCGTCAAAAGGGCTCGTTTTAAGGATCTTGTAGGCGGCTTAACCTCTATGTTTGGATCCACTACTTCTTCTGATCGCCTTGTTCCAACCATCATCTTCAACCAGTCCACTAGGTTCACCTACAATACCCTGGTGTTGGTTCACTCTGAAACTTATTAAACCAAATGAAAATAGTTTATTACCTCATGAGCAGGACGGCCATAATCCACAGGGTCTCGTCCTGTGATTGCTTCTAAGAGAACAACACCGAAGCTGTAGACATCACTCTTCTCATTTAACAGCCCTGTGTTTGCATACTCAGGAGCAACGTACCTATAAAACGTCCACAAAAAGCATTTAGGGTTGATATTAAAGAATTCTTGATTGATTGCTTTAAATGTTTATAAGCCTCTCACCCAAATGTTCCCATCACCCGAGTTGTCACATGACTTTTCCCAGCGCCAAGTAACTTGGCAAGGCCAAAATCTGAAATCTTTGCATTGAACTCGTCATTGATCAGTATGTTGCTTGACTTGATGTCTCTATGCACTACCTTTGGCTCTATTGCTTCATGTAGATATGCAAGACTATACAGAGGATATATCATTGATCAGTATACTAGAAGAAGAAATTTCATAACAGATTAAACGATTGATCTTGCTTGCTTACGCTTTCGATGTGCCAATGAGAACCTTCATCCTAGCTTCCCAAGTTAGGTATCCATGCTGTCTCATTCCTCCGTGAAGCCATTGTTCTAAGTTTCCATTGTTCACGTACTCATAAACCAATATCCTAATAACAATCTCCACTGATCTTAGTAAGTAAACTCACATATTTGGCTTCTTTCCCCaaagtttagaaaaatattcaCCTACCTGTGTGTGCCTTCAATGCAGTAACCAAGAAGCCGGACCAAGTTCTTGTGCCGCACATGACCAATAGCATCAACCTCGACTCGAAACTCTTTTTGAGCTTGTCCCCTACAAAACTAATCAATCAAACTAAACCCAAAAcgacaaaaaaatgttaaaaagaaattgaaattcTTGTAACAATGATCACTCACAACTggttaaaaatctttttaactGCAACAAGAGTTCTATTGAGCAACACTCCTCTGTAGACAACACCGTAACCCCCTTCACCAATCACATTCTCCTTTGAGAATCTGTTAGTTGCTATTTCAAGATCTCTCAGTGTAAACCAATGTCCCCAGCCAAGGTGTGACTCTGGCAAACCAGACAATGGAGATGGAGTTGCAACGTTATACAATGATGAAGAAGCCGACTCAGAATGTTTATCTATGATCTCTAAATGATGAAACGAGCCTGACCGGCCACTACTACTTCTCTTCTTCCCCATATCCAAATGAACCATTACTTTCTCTGCgtctttgttatttttgtccTGAATAGTGAGAAGAATGCCTTCACCAGGAGCAAAGTTACTTGCTGAGACATGCTCAACTCTCACTTCTCTGATTTCCTTGGACACCGTAGGAGTTTGGATGACGGGAAGACCGGTTTTcgattttcttgatttctttttcgAAGTGAGACAAAACGAAAGAACCGAGAGGATGGTTATGATCAGCAACGCAACAGCTATCCCTATTACTTCCCAAACCTTAAGTCCAAAGACAGGGCTCTCTCTAGATAGCTGGCTTTTCAAGTCACCTCCCATATTTTTCCTAACCTTtacataaatttccaaaataataaaCACAGTCTAAGTCTATACATGGAAATGCTATGAGATTAATGAAGAGAGTCTTCAAGTTTGTGTTTGTGGTCCAGTGTTTATCCACATTGAAATTTACTCACAGAGAGACAAAATATTCCCaggaaaacacacaaaaggaCAAACAGAAGTAGCTAAACTCAAGTACATATTAAAGAACACGAACAATAATGTTGgtcttaaataaatataaacagaCAACACATACAGAGTAAGTACTAAAGCAGATaagaatttaatgttaaattaccTGATCTTGATATTTCAGATCTTATAAGAATTAACACCCATTTACTaatcttgaagaagaaagaattccAGATCCTAGAAC
This genomic window contains:
- the LOC104787433 gene encoding probable receptor-like protein kinase At5g18500, translated to MGGDLKSQLSRESPVFGLKVWEVIGIAVALLIITILSVLSFCLTSKKKSRKSKTGLPVIQTPTVSKEIREVRVEHVSASNFAPGEGILLTIQDKNNKDAEKVMVHLDMGKKRSSSGRSGSFHHLEIIDKHSESASSSLYNVATPSPLSGLPESHLGWGHWFTLRDLEIATNRFSKENVIGEGGYGVVYRGVLLNRTLVAVKKIFNQLGQAQKEFRVEVDAIGHVRHKNLVRLLGYCIEGTHRILVYEYVNNGNLEQWLHGGMRQHGYLTWEARMKVLIGTSKALAYLHEAIEPKVVHRDIKSSNILINDEFNAKISDFGLAKLLGAGKSHVTTRVMGTFGYVAPEYANTGLLNEKSDVYSFGVVLLEAITGRDPVDYGRPAHEVNLVDWLKMMVGTRRSEEVVDPNIEVKPPTRSLKRALLTALRCVDPDSDKRPKMSQVVRMLESEEYPIPREDRRRPRTREGSMEINSDTDMSTPVSRSQSKRQ